The Actinocorallia herbida DNA window GCATCCTCGCCGAGAGCTGACGGCTACGTCCCGAAGGGCAGCGCGATGGCCTGCTGGGTGAACCTCGGATCGAGCACGTACAACCCGAGATCGGCCTGGCCGAGCTCGGCCTCCACCCGATCGGTGGTGGAGATCCGCAGCACGTATGCGGCGCGGGGCGGCATCGTCAAGGTGCCGTCCCGCAGTCTCGGCGGCGGCGAACCGGCCACCGCCTCACGCACCACGGTGCCCGTGCGCAGCGCGCACATCGCCAGGACCGGCTCGCACCCCGCCCGCACGCCCTCGGGCAGCGCGGCCTTGCGGATGAGCAGCTCGCCCGGCGTCTCCAGGTCGATCGGCGCACCCGAGGTGTTGACGATCTCGTAGTCGGCGAAGGCCCTGCCGTCGGCGGTCCCGCCCTTCAGCGCCTTGACGCGATAGGCGCCGCCGAGGTCGAGCCGGCGATCCGCCGTGGCCGCGGCCACCTGCGCCACGACAGGTTCCGTGCGGTTCTCGTTCCACTTCACCACGGCGCCGCCCACCACGAGCGGCACCACCACCGACGCCGCCAGCAGCAGCGGGCGCAGCGGGGTCACCTGCACCCCGGCGAGCCCCAGATACGGCTGCACCGGCTCGATCGCCGGACGCGGAGGCTTCGCCGGAGCCTGCACGACCGAGAGCGACGGCCACGACCTCGCCGAAGGCGCCGTCGTCCCCGTCAGTTCCAGCAGCAGCTGCTGCGCGGACGGCCTTCGCCTCGGTTCCTTCGCGAGACTGTCTTCCACGAGCTGTCCAAGCCGTCCGTCGAGCCCGCCCAGCGAAGGCGGCTCGGTGAGGACCCTGGTGACGACGTCCTGGATCGACCCCTCGCCGAACGGAGGGCGTCCCGCCGCGGCGTAGACCATGAGGCAGCCCCACGCCCACACGTCGGCGGCCG harbors:
- a CDS encoding serine/threonine protein kinase codes for the protein MEDLQAGDPEQIGPYRLTARLGRGAQGVVYLGDRDGDLAAVKLLHARFGGNHRLRARFAQDLSAAQRVDDPCVARLLGAGIERGAPWVASEFVHGLSLSDVVEGAGPRVGPPLDRLAIGVAGALWAMHRAGVIHRDLRPGNVLLDSGGPRVIDFGYGAALEGGGVRGVLGGPSFRAPEQVSGRETDSAADVWAWGCLMVYAAAGRPPFGEGSIQDVVTRVLTEPPSLGGLDGRLGQLVEDSLAKEPRRRPSAQQLLLELTGTTAPSARSWPSLSVVQAPAKPPRPAIEPVQPYLGLAGVQVTPLRPLLLAASVVVPLVVGGAVVKWNENRTEPVVAQVAAATADRRLDLGGAYRVKALKGGTADGRAFADYEIVNTSGAPIDLETPGELLIRKAALPEGVRAGCEPVLAMCALRTGTVVREAVAGSPPPRLRDGTLTMPPRAAYVLRISTTDRVEAELGQADLGLYVLDPRFTQQAIALPFGT